Below is a window of Mus caroli chromosome 2, CAROLI_EIJ_v1.1, whole genome shotgun sequence DNA.
CATGCCGACTCTGATGAGGAATCATTTTGCGGTTTTTCATAGAGTGAGATACAAGATGGAATGGTGAGTGTGAGAATTCCACCAGTATCAAGCAGGGAGGTACACCGAGAGGCAGGAGACATTGGCTTTTTGAGCTGATAACTCTCCATCCATCTAGGAGATTTTGATGACctgattataaatattttcttcatgtcttAAAGCCATTCTTATACTAATGTCCTGCTTGTagatcttaaacatttttttaggttTTGGGAAAGTGCTAAGTAAAGTTGGCTAGCCTCCAAATTACCATTAGCTACAGAGCTGACCTGATCACAGGAAGCACTATGTCCTATGTAAGCTACCTTTGGCGCTTACACGTGTAGGTGCCCAACCCAGTGCTAGCATGGAGCTGAAAGAGCCGGGTCCCATGGTTCTAGTTGTTCCTGTGTCTAAGAATCTCTTAGGACAGTGTAGCTCATAGCAGGTAGGGCCCTTCTTGCTTCTGTGTCTGCTTTCCCTGGGTGTGCTGCCCTTCCCTCAGCTCTGTCACCTGCTGTGCCTGTGCCTGCGCCTTACTCCCTACTCCCTGAGCATAGCATGCTTTCTATAGACTTTCTCCCAAAGAAGTGCACTTGTTACAAATCACCCGcatgttatttatgttgttgtcCCTGACCACATTCCCTACAGGCCACCACTTGACTGGCTCTGCTGTGACAGCACTTGGCTCTAGAACTATTTTATTACCATCTATACCTACGCATATTTTCTCTAATAAGAGACTTTGGTCCAAATTGGTGTTGATTTGCATTTGTGAGCTGGGGCCAGTCTACAGGTCTGGGTGTGACCCATTGTTTGTGGCTTGACTACTCTAGGCAGGCTCTTAGCTCTTTGTAGGTATTACTTGTGCTGAATCAAATGCCTGTTGATTGAAAGAGCTAAGAATCCATAAAAGTTTTGATTTATGATCTCCATCTATGAATACAAAATGTACATGAAGTACTAAGAGCTACCCGTAAGATCCTTACTTATtcgtgctagggatcaaacccagggtcttagATATGCTAAACATAGATTCTTCCATTGAACTAAGTCCTCGCCCCACTCTGTTTTGGAGgtgctagggagatggttcagcttGCCCTGCAAGTACAAGAACTCAAGAAACCTATGTAAATGCCTAGGGGACGCaattcatgtacatacatgtaaaaatgagAGCAGCTTTCCTGAACATACATGTACAAAGCTTTTATGTGGACATATATTCTTGTGTCTATACCTAAGAGTAGATGGCTGGGATACATAGAAACTGTTTAGTTTTTGAGCAAGCTTACAGATTTGGCTATACGAGTTGGTATGAAGTCTGTAATTGCAgcttctcagaaggcagagctagGATCCCTAGAGCAAGCTGACTAGTAAGATGAGATACATCAGTGAGCTCGgagtttgattgagagaccctgtctcaattagTAATGTTAAGGATGCCTCCTGATCTTAAGCTCaggcctccatgtgtacactcacacgtacatacatgtaaaaatgagAGCAGCTTTCCTGAACATACATGTACAAAGCTTTTATGTGGACATATATTCTTGCGTCTATACCTAAGAGTAGATGGCTGGGATACATAGAAACTGTTTAGTTTTTGAGCAAGCTTACAGATTTGGCTATACGAGTTGGTATGAAGTGATGTCTCACTAGGTCTTGACTTCCAAAATGTTAATTTGAGTGGTACCTAGACTAGTCAGGTTCAAAGACAGAAAGGTGGTGTTTGCCAGGGGCTGGGGCGGGAGAGATTGGCAATATTATGTGTATTTTAATCGCAGTTAAAACTGAACTGGAAGTTGATAATTTAGGCTATTATTTCATACCGTCATAGGCATTTAAACCATGTTTATGCATGAACTGAGTTATCCCTAGAGGGTTTTTTGAAAATAGGgattatttttaaggaaatgagAAGGGGGCAGGAatttattaaaaaatcatttagaCATGTAGGTCTCAGGACAGTAAGGGTGGCTCAGACACTGTCTTACACCAGTAACAGAGTATTCATTTGCAAGACTTGATTTTTTTACCCACCATCCTTGCTGACTGGTTAAGACTGATTTTGCTCATGTCCTTTACTCCAAAAGGATTTTGTGGTGCCACTTGTCTGCCACTCGGCAGATTTTAATAACGCCTTCTCTCTGGTTAACTAGAGACTGCAGTTCAACAGGGAAGGCTGCAGGACCCGAAGTCAGTGCCGGCACTCTAGGCCTCTTAGGGTAGCAATGAAGTTTCCAGCACGAAATACCCGGAGGGCGGCCAGCAAAAAAGCAGCGCCCCCAAAGCCCTCTGAGAGCTCTGTGAACGATTCCCCCTCTGACTCTGAAGAAGAAGATGGCATGAACTTTCTGGAGAAGAGGGCCTTAAATATAAAGCAGAACAAAGCAATGGTGGGTATTTGAATGGATCCAAACCCTTCCTCGCTTTCTTCTAAGcagttcctttcttctctctcctaagaACTGTTTGTAAGCTGTGAGATTTGACGATGTGTTTGTTTCAAAGATTTATACTTATTTACGTGGAGTAGAGGGTGAGACTGTGCAGCTGCTCttggaggccataagagggcgttttgcatcccctggaactggggttcgGGGTGGTTGGGAGATCTCATGTGGCTGCTGGGcactgaacccgggtcctctgcaagggcaacaagTGCCTTTTACAGCTGCGCCAGCCCTCCAGTCCCCATCCGCTCTTTACACCCTGTAAAGAGTTAGAATAAGCCTAGTAGGGAAATGAGAAACTTGACTATGTCAACTTATTAAGCAGAAAGTTGAGGGGTAGGCTAGCCTTCTTTCTACAAATTGCCCGTTGTCACCAGTTCTAATTTCTGTTTACTGTCTTCCCCTTTTTAGCTTGCAAAACTCATGTCAGAATTAGAAAGCTTCCCTGGCTTGTTCTCTGGAAGACATTCCCTCCCAGGCCACAGAACCAAAGATGTAAGTGCTTCTTTCTATCCTGTTGTGACCAAGGCcagagcagatctctgagtgagACTTTACAATCTTGTTTTTATATGGGGACGGGGCTGGAAATGTGTCCTTGAAGCTCTCGCTGCTCTCTGCATTTTGGACACATTAGCTCTGCTCTCCTACGGCCATGCTCCTGATCAGCTCTCTGCTCCCCATTAGCAGCCAACAAAATAGATGACTTATTTCTGTTCCCTCAAGTAGCACATTTTGCCCCCCACATGCTAGATACAAAGTAGGTATTTTTAAGAAGAGATTGAGGGAAAAGGAAGTATATACAATCTCTTTGTCAAGTCATATCTTAATAATGACTTAATAATCTTaataattatttgattttatccCAAGGGTCAAAGCTGGTGTGACTGGGGATGGGTGGTTTGTTGTGCTGTCCATAGCAGAAAAGCAAAGCCAGCGTTCCTTGCTTCTCCCTTGGAAGGCAGGCTGGAAGCCAGCGAGAAATGGGGAGAAGAAATGGACATTCTTTGCTTATATGTAGATAGCATAAGTGTTCCAGGAGTGTAGAGATGTTACAGGAAAGGTTTTTGGGTCAGGAGCTTAGGTGTTAACATATTCAGTATCTGGAGTAGAAGAGTAAATGgtagaaaaattaaatagaagaataaataaaattttcagtggCTATATGGCATTGGGGTTTGTTTTGTACACATAAcgaaaaaggcaaagaaaatgggaaaaacgGGGGCCTCTTCTTATACTAAAACTACTTAGGGGATGATGCAGGCTCTTCAGAGTGCTGGTTCTCTCTGTTACAGAGTAAGTGGATCTATCTTGTGTGTTTCATTTGCCAGTCAAAGTCGCCTAGACGACGCACATTCCCAGGTGTGGCTGCCAGAAGGAACCCGGAACGGAGAACTCGACCTCTTACCAGGTCAAGGTCCCGGATCCTGGGCTCCTTGGGTGCCCTGCCCAccaaggaagaggtggaggaagaggaggaggaagaggataagTACATGCTGGTGAGACAGAGGAAGTCCATGGACAGCTACATGAACGTGAGTCCTCACTGAAGGGTGTTGTCCATCTCCAGGAAGCTTGGCGTCACCAACACAGTCTCAGACCATTCCTAAGTCAtcagtgctacacacacacacacttagttttGTTAGTGGGCAAGAGTCAGACTCAATATTGTAGGAATTATGTTTATACTTTTGGCTAGTTATTCTTACAGTAAACGTAGGGCCCGCCCCCTCTCTCCATAAGCAAGAAAGATTTCCCAGATTGACTTTCCTGTCAAACTCTAAATGAAGCATCTTGAGATTTGGGGATGCAGAGAGCCGGAGAGGAACTCGGTTCATGATTCTTCTTCAGGACGATGATGTGCCCAGAAGTCGGAGGCCTGGATCCATGACCCTTCCGCATATAATCCGACCCGTAGAAGACGTCACAGAGGAAGAGATTAGGAACATCTGCAGCAACTCGAGAGAGAAGATTTATAACCGCTCTCTGGTGAGTGCCTTGAGGTTACATCTAGAAACCGAAACACCCTGCAGAGGGCAGATAGTATCTTTCCTGAGGGTGCTGCAGGGCGTTATGGTCTGGGcattcttacatttctttttcataaaaaagaaagagttttaCAGCATGTCTGGGATCGAATTATCTGTATAGGAGGTCTACAGTAGGgttatatacatttttttgttttaatttagaagTTGATTCATTCAACTGGAATTTACTGAGTATTGTTAGGGTGAACTTATTGATATTTGCTGAGACTGTAGTAGAGAGCCAAAGATGAAAAATGGATTTGgatgggattttctttttcccacgctgaaaatcaaactcagggtcttgAGTGGGTTGGGCAGGTATTCTGGCACTGAGCACTGAGTGATAGTTTTGACGACGCTGTTGCACCCCCGATGGAATGGGGGCCTTGCTTGGGCTGCTTCTCATCCTTACACACGTAGGCGTCAGATGACCTTCAAAGGCCTTTTTGACCAGTGTGGGTGCTCTCTGTTTCCCTCTACAAAGGGCAGCGTTTGCTCCTTCCTTCATCTGGTCCTCCTTTTAGGGTTCTACATGTCATCAGTGTCGCCAGAAAACCACTGACACCAAAACCAACTGCCGAAACCCAGACTGCTGGGGCATCCGGGGCCAATTCTGTGGTCCCTGCCTTCGAAACCGCTATGGCGAGGAGGTCAAGGATGCTCTGCTGGATCCGGTACGTGGCTGCAATATTTGGGGAGGGGCTTGAGCTCTTGGTGTCAGGAGACCACAGTGTGATGCTgcatgaaataatgaaataactGTGCAGAGAGCACAGGGCTGCTGCCCAGAGGAGCTGATTCCTTTTTCCTCGGTGATGGTTGTGTAACTTTCTTGAACCGATTTTatggggtctgtgtgtgtgtgtgtgtgtgtgtcttgctagGGTTCAAACCAAGGCCAAGAGCCTtacatatgctaggcaaatgctctcaTACTAGACCCAAAACTCCtactttatgatttattttatttaaatcacgGGTTAAATAGATTAATACTAAGTTCTTTAATGACTAAAAACCTTAAACAAACGAGTGGATGGCGCATGAAGCCTAGCCTCAGGGTGCTTTCCCACAACTCTTCAGAACTGGCACTGCCCGCCTTGTCGAGGAATTTGCAACTGCAGCTTCTGCCGCCAGCGTGATGGGCGCTGTGCCACCGGAGTCCTGGTGTACCTAGCAAAGTATCACGGCTTCGGGAATGTCCATGCTTACTTGAAAAGGTAAtggcctttttctttctctttcacatcTGAGTCTTCAGTTCATTTATGTGCCTTGATAAAAGACGATAGAAGTCTGAGCAGGGAAATGTTAGTGGAAATGCGTCTTTCTCAGGGTAGGCAGTGTATGtaaaattcagtgtgtgtgtgtctaagatgTGCACTGACGATATATGTTAGGGGTCCATAAggacatttttcaaaagaaagaatttgactTTCCAAAGAGAATTCATGGTTGAAAACCGTTTTGACGTCTTCCCCTTTGTCTTTCACAGTCTGAAGCAGGAATTTGAAATGCAAGCGTAGAGCCTGAAGATTATCTGCTCGCCTTCAGCCTCTGAAGGCTCGCTTGTTCTCGACGTTGTGTTGATGGGAACCCGAGTAAGAATCTCGGCCATCAGTCTGCCTTAGAACTTGGTCGCGTTGATCTCATAGCTCACACTTGTTTCTGAAGCATCATGAAAGGCATTCTGCTCCTTACATTTCAGCTATATGTAGTGTCTCAGAGCTTGCCCCGGCCCCACCTTGTAGCCTCCCTGGTCTTTTGCCACCACTTAGATTCTGAGCTATCTTTAACTGGCAGCTTGAGAATTTGTGTGATCAGGACATAC
It encodes the following:
- the Cdca7 gene encoding cell division cycle-associated protein 7; protein product: MKARRARQKALKVKNLKNVRYMKLISMETPSSSDDSCDSFASDNFANTRLQFNREGCRTRSQCRHSRPLRVAMKFPARNTRRAASKKAAPPKPSESSVNDSPSDSEEEDGMNFLEKRALNIKQNKAMLAKLMSELESFPGLFSGRHSLPGHRTKDSKSPRRRTFPGVAARRNPERRTRPLTRSRSRILGSLGALPTKEEVEEEEEEEDKYMLVRQRKSMDSYMNDDDVPRSRRPGSMTLPHIIRPVEDVTEEEIRNICSNSREKIYNRSLGSTCHQCRQKTTDTKTNCRNPDCWGIRGQFCGPCLRNRYGEEVKDALLDPNWHCPPCRGICNCSFCRQRDGRCATGVLVYLAKYHGFGNVHAYLKSLKQEFEMQA